A region of Vigna radiata var. radiata cultivar VC1973A chromosome 6, Vradiata_ver6, whole genome shotgun sequence DNA encodes the following proteins:
- the LOC106763500 gene encoding uncharacterized protein LOC106763500, whose amino-acid sequence MAHFPNHRGWMYNCCYSGRRGLKEAFVLGVNEFVETARRYKYYALDGGIRCPCIKCECTKIMKDEDVKVHLYQKGFMPNXKVWTFHGEEMPSTSTAHENRPASGSNTIVHTSEIDQFTYMQEMVDDALRRHAEQEPNDSRDEESPNESTQRFYNLLAEVNQPVFEGSSESKLSVCIRLMAGKSNWNVPNQAVDHFTKLVLDLTPPNNFLPKNYYEAKRCVSKLGLEAKKIDCCANGCMLFYDNDTGKNDALLVECKFCGHPRFQTLHPGRRQKKPIPFKSMFYLPIISRLQRMFSSIQTAKHMTCHDGNKSEGLLRHPSDGETWKHFNCKHPSFVSDARNVRLGLCSDGFTPYIQASASPYSCWPVIVTLYNLPPEMCMTKPYMFLTCIIPGPSNPKSGIDVYLEPLIDDLKKLWTGQL is encoded by the exons ATGGCCCATTTTCCCAATCATCGTGGATGGATGTACAACTGTTGTTATAGCGGAAGGAGAGGTTTGAAGGAAGCTTTTGTCCTTGGAGTTAATGAGTTTGTGGAGACGGCTCGTCGATATAAATATTATGCTCTTGATGGAGGGATTCGATGCCCATGCATCAAGTGTGAATGTACAAAGATTATGAAAGATGAAGATGTCAAAGTTCACTTATACCAAAAAGGGTTCATGCCAAATTNCAAGGTTTGGACATTTCATGGTGAAGAAATGCCTTCTACCTCCACNGCTCATGAAAATCGACCTGCATCAGGTTCGAATACTATTGTACATACATCTGAGATAGATCAATTTACCTACATGCAAGAGATGGTAGACGATGCTCTTCGTCGACATGCTGAACAAGAACCAAACGATAGTCGTGATGAAGAGTCTCCAAATGAAAGCACTCAGAGGTTTTACAATCTCTTGGCTGAGGTAAACCAACCTGTATTTGAAGGTTCATCTGAGTCAAAATTGTCAGTGTGCATTAGACTCATGGCTGGTAAATCTAATTGGAACGTTCCCAATCAAGCGGTGGACCACTTTACAAAATTGGTGTTAGATCTAACACCACCAAACAATTTTTTGCCGAAGAATTATTACGAAGCCAAAAGATGTGTTTCGAAGCTGGGATTGGAAGCGAAGAAGATTGATTGTTGTGCGAATGGATGTATGCTTTTCTATGACAATGACACTGGCAAAAATGATGCATTGTTGGTGGAATGCAAGTTTTGTGGTCATCCTCGATTTCAGACATTGCATCCAGGACGGAGGCAAAAAAAACCAATTCCATTCAAGTCCATGTTCTATTTGCCGATCATTTCAAGATTACAAAGGATGTTTTCTTCAATTCAAACAGCAAAACACATGACATGCCATGATGGTAACAAAAGTGAAGGACTGTTGCGTCATCCTTCTGACGGTGAAACCTGGAAGCACTTCAACTGTAAACATCCATCTTTCGTCAGTGATGCTCGTAACGTGAGACTTGGTCTATGTTCGGATGGGTTTACTCCATACATTCAGGCGTCTGCATCACCATATTCATGTTGGCCGGTGATTGTTACCCTATATAATCTTCCACCTGAGATGTGTATGACAAAACCTTACATGTTTTTAACGTGTATAATACCAGGACCATCTAATCCTAAATCAGGGATTGATGTGTATTTAGAGcctttgattgatgatttgaagaagTTGTGGACCG GGCAGCTTTGA